From the Pseudomonas baltica genome, one window contains:
- a CDS encoding MFS transporter, producing MNQRSIHLPGEAAAPIGSVDSQTAARTATRYRYLILTLITIVLALSSGDRAAISVAGSDMSKELGISSVEMGYLFSAFSWAYVVFLIPAGWLSDRFGSKKTLTAAIALWSVFTVAMGLVHFIGMVVPLLLALRFMLGVAESPVGPGCTRVIASWFPSSERGMAGAIFNSAQYISLAFFTPLMGWLCFRFGWEYVFIVMGLVGLVIALVWWKLYYLPVKHPRMNSAELDYIRTGEGLVDLESRQAAPGDAFKGRSQLAEVGLLFKSRMLVGMFISQYCVSAITWFYVTWFPIYLVKERGFDILQAGLVASIPALCGLVGAVSSGFFSDWLVRRTQSLSIARKTPIVTGVLLSSSMMLCNYVDSQVLVIAVMSLAFFGKGFGNLGFSVVADTAPREMVGMTGGVFNAMGNIAGIVTPVVIGYLLHSSGSFNSALLYVGAHGLLAAFSYLFIVGRIQRLQLSDLTVNPLSR from the coding sequence ATGAACCAACGCAGCATCCATCTGCCGGGTGAGGCCGCCGCGCCGATCGGCTCGGTCGACAGTCAGACGGCGGCACGCACGGCGACGCGCTACCGCTACCTGATTCTGACCCTGATCACCATCGTCCTGGCCTTGAGCAGCGGCGATCGCGCGGCCATCTCGGTGGCGGGCTCGGACATGAGCAAGGAGCTGGGCATCAGCTCGGTGGAGATGGGCTATCTGTTCTCCGCGTTCAGCTGGGCCTATGTAGTGTTCCTGATTCCCGCCGGCTGGCTGAGCGACCGTTTTGGCTCGAAAAAAACCCTCACCGCGGCGATCGCCCTGTGGTCGGTGTTCACCGTCGCCATGGGCCTGGTGCACTTCATCGGCATGGTGGTACCGCTGCTGCTGGCGCTGCGCTTTATGCTCGGGGTCGCGGAGTCGCCGGTAGGGCCGGGCTGCACACGGGTCATCGCCTCGTGGTTCCCGTCTTCGGAGCGGGGCATGGCCGGGGCGATCTTCAACAGCGCCCAGTACATCTCGCTGGCGTTCTTCACGCCGCTGATGGGCTGGTTGTGTTTCCGTTTCGGCTGGGAATACGTGTTCATCGTCATGGGCTTGGTGGGGCTGGTCATCGCGCTGGTGTGGTGGAAGCTCTACTACCTGCCGGTCAAGCATCCGCGCATGAACAGCGCCGAGCTGGACTACATCCGCACGGGCGAGGGTCTGGTCGATCTCGAAAGCCGTCAGGCGGCTCCCGGCGATGCGTTCAAAGGCCGCTCGCAGCTGGCTGAGGTCGGCCTGTTGTTCAAGAGCCGCATGCTGGTGGGCATGTTCATCAGTCAGTACTGCGTGAGCGCCATCACCTGGTTCTATGTGACCTGGTTCCCCATCTACCTGGTCAAGGAGCGCGGTTTCGACATTCTCCAGGCCGGGCTGGTGGCCTCGATCCCGGCGCTGTGCGGACTGGTCGGTGCGGTGTCCTCGGGGTTCTTTTCCGACTGGCTGGTGCGCCGTACGCAATCGCTGAGCATCGCCCGCAAGACCCCGATCGTCACCGGCGTGCTGCTGAGCTCGAGCATGATGCTGTGCAACTACGTCGACTCCCAGGTGCTGGTGATCGCGGTGATGAGCCTGGCGTTCTTCGGCAAGGGTTTCGGCAACCTGGGCTTCAGCGTGGTCGCCGACACCGCGCCACGGGAGATGGTCGGCATGACCGGCGGCGTGTTCAACGCCATGGGCAATATCGCCGGCATCGTCACGCCGGTGGTGATCGGCTATCTGCTGCATTCCAGCGGCTCGTTCAACAGTGCCCTGCTGTATGTCGGCGCCCACGGCCTGCTGGCGGCTTTTTCCTATCTATTCATTGTCGGTCGCATCCAGCGTTTGCAGCTGTCCGACCTGACCGTCAATCCCCTTTCACGTTAA
- a CDS encoding LacI family DNA-binding transcriptional regulator, whose product MLESSLKPPALRSAPVTLDDVARLAQVSAITVSRVINRPGMVSERTAKRVRKAIDKIGYVPNLAAGSLVSQRSRLVIVVMPSIANHVFVETIRHLSQALAKERYQLMLCQSGYSEQSEIELVDTLLSRRPDGLVLTTALSNESARQRLINRDLPVVEAWELKDQPIDAVVGFSHAAAGAAMAAHMLAKGYRRFGLVWSNDARAASRLHACRATLLAAGATVLETVLVEVPVSVGYGRSGLTQILDHHSDIDAVICSIDLLAQGVLAEAQARGLRVPEQLGVMGFGDLDFAAHIQPPLTTVRADGARIGQLAAQFLLQRIEGRVGRGELVEDVGFEIVERGTA is encoded by the coding sequence ATGCTCGAATCCAGTCTCAAGCCCCCTGCCCTGCGCAGCGCCCCCGTCACCCTCGATGACGTCGCGCGCCTGGCGCAGGTGTCGGCGATCACCGTGTCGCGGGTCATCAACCGCCCCGGCATGGTGTCCGAGCGCACCGCCAAACGCGTCCGCAAAGCCATCGACAAGATCGGCTACGTGCCCAATCTGGCGGCCGGCAGCCTGGTCTCGCAGCGCAGCCGGCTGGTGATCGTGGTGATGCCGAGCATCGCCAACCACGTGTTCGTCGAGACCATCCGCCACCTGTCGCAGGCACTGGCCAAAGAGCGCTACCAGTTGATGCTGTGCCAGTCCGGCTACAGCGAGCAAAGCGAAATCGAGCTGGTCGACACCCTGCTGTCACGGCGCCCCGACGGCCTGGTGCTGACCACCGCGCTGAGCAACGAGAGCGCCCGGCAACGCCTGATCAACCGCGACCTGCCCGTGGTCGAGGCATGGGAACTGAAGGACCAGCCCATCGATGCGGTGGTGGGTTTCTCTCACGCCGCCGCTGGCGCAGCCATGGCCGCACACATGCTGGCCAAGGGTTATCGACGCTTCGGCCTGGTGTGGAGCAACGATGCCCGCGCCGCCTCGCGCTTGCACGCTTGCCGCGCCACCTTGCTGGCGGCCGGTGCGACGGTGCTCGAAACGGTACTGGTGGAGGTGCCGGTGAGTGTCGGTTACGGGCGCAGCGGCCTGACGCAGATTCTCGATCATCACAGTGATATCGACGCGGTGATCTGCAGCATCGACCTGCTCGCCCAAGGCGTGCTTGCCGAAGCTCAGGCCCGAGGCTTGCGCGTGCCGGAGCAACTGGGGGTGATGGGCTTTGGCGATCTGGATTTTGCCGCGCACATCCAACCGCCGCTGACCACGGTAAGGGCGGATGGCGCGCGGATCGGGCAGTTGGCGGCGCAGTTCCTGTTGCAGCGCATCGAGGGCCGGGTGGGCCGTGGGGAGCTGGTCGAGGATGTGGGGTTCGAGATTGTCGAGCGGGGGACGGCTTAG
- a CDS encoding chloride channel protein codes for MKQLFAPLRRRFTSARWRTRLTLWIAATVAGLCVVMFARLADLALALFAQITSGCSWLALLLTPALGMLVVFLTRRLFPGSEGSGIPQVIAATRLSAAGKPVSGLVSLRIVLGKIGLGTLALTGGFSAGREGPSVQVAASLMHAAHRFLPNSRVIRVQDMILAGGAAGIAAAFNTPLAGIAFAVEELGRKLETRTSGVLLSTIILSGMIAIGVQGDYNYFGRLNAVADSRAIILPVLCLGLLCGVLGGLFSRLLLMPQRNGQHAVWRWRSSHPVWFAGICGLLVASLGWATGGLSFGSGYGVTNDIINHGQSIPWYSAPARFLATLATYFSGIPGGIFAPSLAVGAALGGNVAQLFDLAAQPIIALCMAGFLAAVTQSPITSAIIVMEMIDSHGMVISLMAVALIAKAVSSRLGPELYQQLALGYWRRRQRQQTDAVSATEPAKAQ; via the coding sequence GCTTGTGTGTCGTGATGTTCGCCCGGCTGGCCGATCTGGCCCTCGCATTGTTCGCCCAGATCACCAGCGGCTGCAGCTGGCTGGCGTTACTGCTGACGCCGGCGCTGGGCATGCTGGTGGTGTTCCTCACCCGGCGTTTGTTTCCCGGCAGCGAGGGCAGCGGTATCCCGCAGGTGATCGCCGCAACGCGTCTGAGCGCAGCGGGCAAGCCGGTCAGTGGCCTGGTGTCGTTGCGCATCGTGCTGGGCAAGATCGGCCTAGGGACCTTGGCCTTGACGGGTGGTTTTTCCGCCGGCCGCGAAGGCCCTTCCGTGCAGGTTGCCGCTTCGCTGATGCACGCTGCGCACCGCTTTTTGCCCAACAGCCGGGTCATCCGCGTGCAGGACATGATTCTCGCCGGCGGCGCCGCGGGCATTGCCGCCGCGTTCAACACGCCGCTGGCCGGTATTGCCTTCGCCGTCGAAGAACTCGGACGCAAACTCGAGACCCGCACCAGCGGCGTGCTGCTCAGCACCATCATCCTGTCGGGCATGATCGCCATCGGCGTGCAGGGCGATTACAACTATTTCGGTCGCCTCAACGCTGTTGCCGACAGCCGCGCGATCATCCTCCCGGTGCTCTGCCTGGGGCTGCTGTGCGGCGTGCTCGGCGGGCTGTTCAGTCGCTTGCTGCTGATGCCCCAGCGTAATGGCCAGCATGCGGTCTGGCGCTGGCGCAGCAGCCACCCGGTGTGGTTCGCGGGCATCTGTGGCTTGCTGGTGGCGAGCCTGGGCTGGGCCACCGGCGGCCTGTCGTTCGGCAGCGGCTACGGGGTCACCAACGACATCATCAATCACGGCCAAAGCATCCCCTGGTATTCGGCGCCGGCGCGTTTCCTGGCCACGCTCGCGACCTACTTCTCCGGCATCCCCGGCGGCATCTTCGCGCCGTCGCTCGCCGTCGGCGCAGCGCTGGGCGGCAATGTCGCGCAGCTGTTCGATCTGGCAGCGCAACCGATCATTGCGCTGTGCATGGCTGGCTTTCTGGCCGCGGTGACCCAATCGCCGATCACCTCGGCGATCATCGTCATGGAAATGATCGACAGCCACGGCATGGTCATCAGCCTGATGGCCGTGGCCCTGATCGCCAAGGCGGTGAGCTCGCGGCTGGGACCGGAGTTGTATCAGCAGTTGGCGTTGGGGTATTGGCGCAGGAGGCAGCGCCAGCAGACGGACGCCGTCAGCGCCACGGAGCCGGCGAAGGCGCAATAA